Part of the Methylomonas sp. AM2-LC genome, ATTGAAGATTCTAAGATGCTTTCACCGGTTGAATCTGCTACAATTGCAGGTCTACGTGAGTCTACCCAAAATGTGTTAGCGGGATTGACTGCAAGAGAAGCAAAAGTATTGCGTATGCGTTTTGGTATTAACATGAATACCGATCATACCTTGGAAGAAGTAGGCAAACAGTTTGATGTTACCCGCGAAAGGATACGTCAGATTGAAGCCAAAGCATTAAGAAAATTAAGACATCCGTCAAGATCTGAACAATTAAGATGTTTTCTTGATGGTGAATAAACGTTATATTATTTAATAGATAGAGGGCCCTTAGCTCAGTTGGTTAGAGCTTCCGACTCATAATCGGCAGGTCGTAGGTTCAAGTCCTACAGGGCCCACCACTGTTTTAGGCCGTTGCAATACGGCCTTTTTTTATAGACGCAATTTTTATTTTGGAACGAGGACACTGCCTTGAATAAAAACTACCTGTTTACATCTGAATCCGTATCTGAAGGTCATCCCGATAAGTTAGCAGATCAGATATCTGATGCTGTAGTGGATGCTTTACTGGCTCAAGATCCACGTTCCAGAATTGCCTGCGAAACGCTTGTAAAAACCGGTATGGTTATCCTGGCTGGTGAAATTACCACCAACGCCTGGGTAGATACCGAAGAACTGGTTAGAAAAGTGGTTTGCGATATTGGCTACGATAATGGCGAAGTGGGTTTTGATGGTAAAACCTGTGCAGTTCTCAATGCCATTGGTAAACAATCAGCTGACATCGCTATGGGTGTTGATGAGTCAGAAAATCACGAACAAGGCGCTGGCGATCAGGGCTTAATGTTTGGCTATGCCAGCAATGAAACCGATGTTTTTATGCCCGCCCCCATTACCTACGCACACCGTCTGGTAGAAAGACAGGCGCAGGTTCGCAAAAACAAAACCTTAACCTGGTTACGCCCAGATGCAAAAAGTCAGGTAACTTTCCGTTACGAAAATAATAAACCAGTGGCTATTGATGCCGTTGTTTTGTCTACCCAGCATTCTCCAGAAATTGGTGGTAAGCTACTGGAAGAGGCAGTAATGGATGAAATCATTCTGCCTGTTTTACCGAAAGAATGGTTACACAAAGATACCAAATATTTTATTAATCCCACCGGCCAGTTCATTATTGGTGGCCCAGTAGGTGATTGTGGATTAACGGGTCGTAAAATTATCGTGGATACATACGGTGGTATGGCGCGACATGGTGGTGGTGCATTTTCGGGTAAAGATCCATCCAAAGTGGATAGATCAGCTGCCTATATGTGCCGTTATGTAGCAAAAAATATCGTCGCGGCTGGTTTGGCCGAACGTTGTGAAATTCAGGTTTCTTATGCAATTGGTGTGGCAGAACCTACCTCCATTACTATTGAAACTTTCGGTACCGGTAAAATTGAAGAACAGCGTCT contains:
- the metK gene encoding methionine adenosyltransferase, with the protein product MNKNYLFTSESVSEGHPDKLADQISDAVVDALLAQDPRSRIACETLVKTGMVILAGEITTNAWVDTEELVRKVVCDIGYDNGEVGFDGKTCAVLNAIGKQSADIAMGVDESENHEQGAGDQGLMFGYASNETDVFMPAPITYAHRLVERQAQVRKNKTLTWLRPDAKSQVTFRYENNKPVAIDAVVLSTQHSPEIGGKLLEEAVMDEIILPVLPKEWLHKDTKYFINPTGQFIIGGPVGDCGLTGRKIIVDTYGGMARHGGGAFSGKDPSKVDRSAAYMCRYVAKNIVAAGLAERCEIQVSYAIGVAEPTSITIETFGTGKIEEQRLVSIVREHFDMRPKGLIAQLDLLKPIYQPTASYGHFGRNESIGFTWEKTDKVDALKLAAGI